The Nocardioides campestrisoli genome includes a window with the following:
- a CDS encoding chemotaxis protein CheW, with product MDDDAEIIAEFLVESHENLDQLDRDLVALERAPGSKELLSSIFRTIHTIKGTSGFLALHRLEALTHVGENLLSRLRDGDLVLDAEVTGVLLSMVDAVRVLLAAVEASGTDVDADVDVDAVVATIRTRLEATESPVPVTAPAAATALATTQPTGLAATEQTAPAGGPVTQTVSATAIPGSEGEPARSVIDSTVRVDVDLLDSLVQLVGELVLTRNQILRRTEQEDDVELQRAAQRLDQVASELQEGVMRTRMQPIAHVWSKMPRVVRDLAHQLERQVQLDLEGHETELDRSLLEALRDPLTHLVRNAIDHGIEPPAERLAAGKPATGRLLLRARHESGQVVVEISDDGKGIDPDVIASAALSRGVVTRDELARMEPRDVLNLIFEPGFSTATVVTNVSGRGVGMDVVRTNIERIGGTVDVQSVVGHGTMCRVRIPLTLAIIPALLVGEGTERYAIPQVNLVELVRVEGQALAADVETVAGAPLLRLRGELLPLVHLGSALASPAGSGAGALPLPADSDGITVVVVQADDVRYGLCVGEVHDTQEIVVKPLGRQLKALASYAGATIMGDGRVALILDVAGLARTRGIGAVPVSKVEVSLPRQQTTPMLVLEVVPGRRAALPLRDVSRLEEIHVSRVEGAGPLDAVQYRDGILPLVRLSAVMGLPAAVTADELPLEERATLSVVVHEEGERRVGLVIDRVVDIVDTVLRPSEVGRRAGVLGSAVIDERVTDLLDLDAVVAAAGVA from the coding sequence GTGGACGACGATGCCGAGATCATCGCCGAGTTCCTGGTGGAGAGCCACGAGAACCTCGACCAGCTCGACCGCGACCTCGTCGCACTGGAGCGCGCGCCCGGCTCCAAGGAGCTGCTCTCGAGCATCTTCCGCACCATCCACACGATCAAGGGCACCAGCGGCTTCCTGGCGCTGCACCGGCTGGAGGCGCTGACCCACGTCGGCGAGAACCTCCTCTCCCGGCTGCGCGACGGCGACCTGGTGCTGGACGCCGAGGTCACCGGCGTCCTGCTCTCCATGGTCGACGCCGTCCGGGTGCTGCTCGCCGCCGTCGAGGCCTCGGGCACCGACGTCGACGCCGACGTGGACGTCGACGCGGTCGTGGCCACGATCCGCACGCGCCTGGAGGCGACCGAGAGCCCGGTCCCGGTGACGGCGCCGGCCGCCGCCACCGCGCTCGCGACCACCCAGCCGACCGGACTGGCGGCGACCGAGCAGACGGCTCCGGCCGGCGGCCCGGTGACGCAGACCGTGTCGGCGACGGCCATCCCCGGCAGCGAGGGTGAGCCCGCGCGCAGCGTGATCGACTCCACCGTCCGGGTCGACGTCGACCTGCTCGACAGCCTGGTCCAGCTGGTCGGCGAGCTGGTGCTGACCCGCAACCAGATCCTGCGCCGGACCGAGCAGGAGGACGACGTGGAGCTGCAGCGCGCCGCCCAGCGCCTCGACCAGGTCGCCAGCGAGCTGCAGGAGGGCGTGATGCGCACCCGCATGCAGCCCATCGCGCACGTCTGGTCGAAGATGCCGCGCGTGGTCCGGGACCTGGCCCACCAGCTCGAGCGCCAGGTGCAGCTCGACCTCGAGGGCCACGAGACCGAGCTGGACCGCTCCCTGCTCGAGGCGCTGCGCGACCCGCTGACCCACCTGGTGCGCAACGCGATCGACCACGGCATCGAGCCGCCGGCCGAGCGGCTGGCGGCGGGCAAGCCCGCGACCGGCCGGCTGCTGCTGCGGGCCCGGCACGAGAGCGGCCAGGTGGTCGTCGAGATCAGCGACGACGGCAAGGGCATCGATCCCGACGTGATCGCCTCCGCCGCGCTCTCCCGCGGGGTGGTGACCCGGGACGAGCTGGCCAGGATGGAGCCGCGCGACGTGCTCAACCTGATCTTCGAGCCCGGGTTCTCCACCGCCACGGTGGTCACCAACGTCTCCGGCCGCGGCGTCGGCATGGACGTCGTCCGGACCAACATCGAGCGGATCGGCGGCACCGTCGACGTGCAGAGCGTGGTGGGGCACGGCACGATGTGCCGGGTCCGGATCCCGCTCACCCTGGCGATCATCCCCGCCCTGCTCGTGGGTGAGGGCACCGAGCGGTACGCGATCCCGCAGGTCAACCTGGTCGAGCTGGTCCGGGTGGAGGGCCAGGCGCTGGCCGCCGACGTGGAGACGGTCGCCGGCGCGCCGCTGCTGCGGCTGCGCGGCGAGCTGCTGCCGCTGGTGCACCTCGGCTCCGCACTCGCCTCCCCGGCGGGCTCGGGCGCGGGTGCGCTCCCGCTGCCGGCGGACTCCGACGGGATCACGGTGGTGGTGGTCCAGGCCGACGACGTCCGGTACGGGCTGTGCGTCGGCGAGGTGCACGACACCCAGGAGATCGTGGTCAAGCCGCTTGGCCGGCAGCTCAAGGCGCTGGCTTCCTACGCCGGCGCGACCATCATGGGCGACGGCCGGGTAGCGCTGATCCTCGACGTCGCCGGGCTGGCGCGCACCCGGGGGATCGGCGCGGTGCCGGTCTCCAAGGTGGAGGTCTCCCTCCCGCGCCAGCAGACCACCCCGATGCTGGTGCTCGAGGTGGTGCCCGGACGACGGGCCGCACTGCCGCTGCGCGACGTCTCCCGGCTCGAGGAGATCCACGTCTCCCGGGTCGAGGGCGCCGGCCCGCTGGACGCCGTGCAGTACCGCGACGGCATCCTCCCGCTGGTCCGGCTCTCCGCGGTCATGGGCCTGCCGGCCGCGGTGACGGCCGACGAGCTCCCGCTCGAGGAGCGCGCCACCCTCTCGGTCGTCGTGCACGAGGAGGGCGAGCGCCGGGTGGGCCTGGTGATCGACCGGGTGGTCGACATCGTCGACACCGTGCTGCGTCCCAGCGAGGTCGGCCGCCGTGCCGGCGTGCTGGGCTCGGCGGTGATCGACGAGCGGGTGACCGACCTGCTCGACCTGGACGCCGTGGTCGCGGCCGCGGGGGTGGCGTGA
- the csrA gene encoding carbon storage regulator CsrA, with protein MLVLSRRAGESVVLGDDITVTILEVRGDVVRVGIDAPRSVSVHRAELLAELATSNQSAASPSEDAVASLAAAMRTRKP; from the coding sequence ATGCTGGTGCTGAGCCGTCGTGCGGGGGAGAGCGTCGTCCTGGGTGACGACATCACCGTGACGATCCTCGAGGTCCGCGGCGACGTCGTCCGCGTGGGCATCGACGCGCCCCGCTCGGTGAGCGTGCACCGCGCCGAGCTGCTGGCCGAGCTGGCCACCAGCAACCAGAGCGCCGCCTCGCCGTCGGAGGACGCCGTCGCGTCCCTGGCCGCGGCGATGCGCACCCGCAAGCCCTGA
- the fliW gene encoding flagellar assembly protein FliW, which translates to MSTSVMIDPTTDSAQQGQEGTTVDEIPVIELVNPMPGFPERRRFTLVRLDDDGTLCALRSLEDPDLRFLVTTPVAFFPDYAPVVGDDVVDELGITDAAQVLVLLVLTAGATLAETTANLLAPVLVNTVTRQASQVILDDTSLSVATPLVA; encoded by the coding sequence GTGAGCACGTCTGTCATGATCGACCCGACCACGGACAGCGCCCAGCAGGGCCAGGAGGGAACGACGGTGGACGAGATCCCGGTGATCGAGCTGGTGAACCCGATGCCCGGGTTCCCCGAGCGGCGACGGTTCACCCTGGTCCGCCTCGACGACGACGGGACGCTGTGCGCCCTGCGCTCCCTGGAGGACCCGGACCTGAGGTTCCTGGTCACCACGCCGGTCGCCTTCTTCCCCGACTACGCGCCGGTGGTCGGGGACGACGTGGTCGACGAGCTCGGGATCACCGACGCCGCGCAGGTGCTGGTCCTGCTGGTGCTCACCGCAGGCGCGACCCTGGCCGAGACCACGGCCAACCTGCTCGCCCCGGTCCTGGTCAACACCGTCACCCGGCAGGCCAGCCAGGTCATCCTCGACGACACCTCGTTGTCGGTCGCCACACCGCTCGTCGCCTGA
- a CDS encoding flagellin N-terminal helical domain-containing protein encodes MTITRVTQNMMTSRSLEHLNAGLSRLSKLQEQVASGRAISRPSDAPAETTTAMRLRATLTEVAQHRRNAEDGQGWLAEADTMLQSMITRTRQAREIGIQAANPGAVSPGGREVLAGEIEQIRDSLIALANTKHQDRPVMGGISGGSEAYSAGGTYVGVAGQVTRTVADGVRIRVDLDAEATLGPDGANLFDHLTEMAAAVRSGDTAALRAGMDTVAGDLDRLGVAVIDVGSRTVALDRAVETADARELSMVKSLAGIEQVDLPKAILELQTQELAYQAALASTSRVMAPSLMDFLR; translated from the coding sequence ATGACCATCACCCGCGTCACCCAGAACATGATGACCTCGCGGTCGCTGGAGCACCTGAACGCCGGGCTCTCCCGGTTGTCCAAGCTCCAGGAGCAGGTCGCGTCCGGGCGGGCGATCTCGCGGCCCTCCGACGCCCCGGCCGAGACCACCACGGCGATGCGGCTGCGCGCCACGCTGACCGAGGTGGCCCAGCACCGGCGCAACGCCGAGGACGGGCAGGGGTGGCTCGCCGAGGCCGACACGATGCTGCAGTCGATGATCACCCGGACCCGCCAGGCGCGCGAGATCGGCATCCAGGCCGCCAACCCCGGTGCCGTCAGCCCGGGCGGGCGCGAGGTGCTGGCCGGCGAGATCGAGCAGATCCGCGACTCGCTCATCGCCCTCGCGAACACCAAGCACCAGGACCGCCCGGTGATGGGCGGCATCTCCGGCGGCAGCGAGGCCTACTCGGCCGGCGGCACGTACGTCGGCGTGGCCGGCCAGGTCACCCGGACCGTGGCCGACGGGGTGAGGATCCGCGTCGACCTCGACGCCGAGGCCACCCTGGGGCCGGACGGGGCCAACCTCTTCGACCACCTGACCGAGATGGCGGCCGCGGTCCGCTCCGGGGACACCGCCGCGCTGCGGGCCGGGATGGACACGGTCGCTGGCGACCTCGACCGGCTGGGGGTGGCGGTGATCGACGTGGGCAGCCGGACGGTCGCGCTGGACCGGGCGGTGGAGACCGCCGACGCCCGCGAGCTCAGCATGGTCAAGTCGCTGGCCGGGATCGAGCAGGTCGACCTGCCCAAGGCGATCCTGGAGCTGCAGACCCAGGAGCTGGCCTACCAGGCGGCCCTGGCCTCGACCAGCCGGGTGATGGCGCCCAGCCTGATGGACTTCCTCCGGTGA
- the flgK gene encoding flagellar hook-associated protein FlgK, whose amino-acid sequence MSGSFASLNSALGALRYNRVVMDVASGNIANAATPGYNRRRVEGESVGAAAQVAMWSRYEGSGEGVRVADLHRLADQFLDGRVRQERATLSYLDVRRTTLERLETGIAEPGPDGVGAAIADFRASLHALANEPGSDLARTHVLTRAQTLVDAVRTQAANVARETSDASSRLEGTLTKVNAAAGELAELNRQIAQHGAAGTDVNALLDRRDQVALSLSSLTGAVATERPDGGLDVTVGGVPLVSGREAGTLVRSSGTDVVPVTFAIRGGAADVPVPAGIRGELGAGADLLSVTLPAYAAGLDAVAASLADQLNAGQQAGFDRDGNPGAPLLTYDPADAAGSLRLAITNPARLAASSLPGGVLDGQNATAMAAPTTVETAYQRLVAGLGTEVATAGRLVTNQASLVAQVDGQREQLTGVSLDEEMVSLMSAQRGYEAASRVMNAVDSMLDTLINRTGLVGR is encoded by the coding sequence GTGAGCGGGTCCTTCGCCTCCCTCAACAGCGCACTCGGTGCGCTGCGCTACAACCGCGTCGTGATGGACGTGGCCAGCGGCAACATCGCCAACGCCGCCACCCCCGGCTACAACCGCCGCCGGGTGGAGGGGGAGTCGGTGGGCGCCGCGGCCCAGGTCGCGATGTGGTCGCGCTACGAGGGATCCGGCGAGGGGGTCCGGGTGGCCGACCTGCACCGGCTCGCCGACCAGTTCCTCGACGGCCGGGTCCGCCAGGAGCGGGCAACGCTCAGCTACCTCGACGTACGCCGTACCACGCTGGAGCGGCTGGAGACCGGGATCGCCGAGCCGGGGCCTGACGGCGTGGGCGCCGCGATCGCCGACTTCCGGGCGAGCCTGCACGCGCTGGCCAACGAACCCGGCTCCGACCTGGCGCGCACCCACGTGCTCACGCGGGCACAGACCCTCGTCGATGCCGTGCGCACCCAGGCAGCCAACGTGGCCCGGGAGACCTCGGACGCGAGCAGCCGGCTCGAGGGCACCCTGACGAAGGTCAACGCCGCCGCCGGCGAGCTGGCCGAGCTCAACCGGCAGATCGCCCAGCACGGGGCCGCCGGCACCGACGTCAACGCCCTGCTCGACCGGCGCGACCAGGTCGCGCTGAGCCTGTCCAGCCTCACCGGGGCAGTGGCCACCGAGCGCCCCGACGGTGGGCTGGACGTCACCGTCGGCGGGGTCCCCCTGGTCAGCGGCCGGGAGGCGGGCACGCTCGTGCGCAGCAGCGGCACGGACGTCGTCCCGGTGACCTTCGCGATCCGCGGCGGCGCCGCAGACGTGCCGGTGCCTGCGGGCATCCGCGGGGAGCTGGGCGCCGGCGCGGACCTGCTCAGCGTCACCCTCCCGGCGTACGCCGCCGGCCTGGACGCCGTGGCCGCGTCGCTCGCCGACCAGCTCAACGCCGGCCAGCAGGCAGGCTTCGACCGCGACGGCAACCCCGGCGCGCCGCTGCTGACCTACGACCCGGCGGACGCGGCCGGCTCCCTCCGGCTCGCGATCACCAACCCCGCACGACTGGCGGCCTCCTCGCTCCCCGGTGGGGTGCTGGACGGGCAGAACGCCACTGCGATGGCTGCTCCTACCACCGTCGAGACCGCCTACCAGCGCCTGGTGGCCGGGCTCGGCACCGAGGTCGCCACCGCCGGCCGCCTGGTCACCAACCAGGCCTCCCTGGTGGCCCAGGTCGACGGCCAGCGCGAGCAGCTCACCGGGGTCAGCCTGGACGAGGAGATGGTCTCGCTGATGTCCGCCCAGCGTGGCTACGAGGCCGCCTCGCGGGTGATGAACGCCGTGGACTCGATGCTCGACACCCTCATCAACCGGACAGGACTGGTGGGTCGATGA
- a CDS encoding flagellar protein FlgN, with product MEKLSLILWRERELLETLLFKLEVEQLVMAGGRTKWLLRAAKEVESVLETIRQTEVLRAVAADEAAAEAGMPPNPSLRSLADSVAEPWASILGDHRDAFEAITREVTAMAEANRELVTAGIRSARETLLTLGESTDGYSADGTAVSAGTRRPLVDRSL from the coding sequence ATGGAGAAGCTCTCGCTCATCCTGTGGCGCGAGCGCGAGCTGCTGGAGACCTTGCTGTTCAAGCTCGAGGTCGAGCAGCTCGTGATGGCCGGCGGCCGCACGAAGTGGCTGCTGCGCGCGGCCAAGGAGGTCGAGTCGGTGCTGGAGACGATCCGGCAGACCGAGGTGCTGCGCGCCGTCGCCGCCGACGAGGCCGCCGCCGAGGCGGGCATGCCTCCCAACCCCAGCCTCCGCTCGCTCGCCGACTCGGTGGCCGAGCCCTGGGCCTCGATCCTGGGCGACCACCGCGACGCCTTCGAGGCCATCACCCGCGAGGTCACCGCGATGGCAGAGGCCAACCGCGAGCTGGTCACCGCCGGCATCCGCTCGGCCCGGGAGACTCTCCTGACCCTCGGCGAGAGCACCGACGGCTACAGCGCCGACGGCACCGCCGTCTCCGCCGGCACCCGCCGCCCGTTGGTCGACCGGAGCCTGTGA
- a CDS encoding sigma-70 family RNA polymerase sigma factor — protein sequence MSEKTRAGQATEELITATMPLVGHIVREMAGRVPSHVSRDDLTSAGLAALVQAAHAFDAERGVPFARYAATRIRGALLDELRSVDWASRSVRRRARDLDETRHRMAATLGRVPSNAEVASAMGMSLDEVIANDDDIARAQVLSLQGAPDDALDELLPADGATPEQLLEHQERLTYMIEAVAELPDRLRIVVNDYFLAERPMAEIAAELGVSESRVSQLRAEALSLLRDVLHRELEPGLVKPAAKPEGCAARRRESYFAAVSARHAASLRRPMARPTLDATA from the coding sequence GTGAGCGAGAAGACCAGGGCCGGGCAGGCCACCGAGGAGCTGATCACGGCGACGATGCCGCTGGTCGGGCACATCGTCCGGGAGATGGCCGGGCGGGTGCCGTCGCACGTCTCTCGCGACGACCTGACCTCCGCCGGCCTGGCCGCGCTGGTCCAGGCCGCCCACGCCTTCGACGCCGAGCGCGGGGTGCCGTTCGCCCGGTACGCCGCCACCCGGATCCGCGGCGCGCTCCTCGACGAGCTGCGCAGCGTCGACTGGGCCTCCCGCTCGGTGCGCCGCCGCGCCCGCGACCTGGACGAGACCCGCCACCGGATGGCCGCCACGCTGGGCCGGGTGCCCAGCAACGCCGAGGTGGCCAGCGCGATGGGGATGAGCCTCGACGAGGTCATCGCCAACGACGACGACATCGCCCGGGCCCAGGTGCTCTCCCTCCAGGGCGCCCCCGACGACGCCCTGGACGAGCTGCTGCCCGCCGACGGCGCCACCCCGGAGCAGCTGCTGGAGCACCAGGAGCGGCTGACCTACATGATCGAGGCGGTCGCCGAGCTGCCCGATCGGCTGCGGATCGTGGTCAACGACTACTTCCTCGCGGAGCGGCCGATGGCCGAGATCGCCGCCGAGCTTGGCGTGAGCGAGTCCCGGGTCTCCCAGCTGCGCGCCGAGGCGCTGAGCCTGCTGCGCGACGTGCTGCACCGTGAGCTGGAGCCCGGGCTGGTCAAGCCCGCCGCCAAGCCGGAGGGCTGCGCCGCCCGCCGCCGCGAGTCCTACTTCGCCGCCGTCTCCGCGCGGCACGCCGCCTCCCTGCGCCGCCCGATGGCCCGGCCGACGCTGGACGCCACCGCGTAG
- a CDS encoding flagellin N-terminal helical domain-containing protein, whose protein sequence is MSLRINQNIDAMSAYRNLSTTSGQMAKSLEKLSSGFRINRAGDDAAGLAISEGLRSQVGGLKMGARNAQDGVSLVQTAEGALTEVHSMLQRMNDLATQYNNGTQGDDSKSALEAEFNSLKTEIGRIQENTKFNGEKIFTGQATAPADNPTNGDKTFQVGFDSSDTITVTGSKALLAFAGTPNTATPPAASNGEGIQGLEIKFTAAGADPVANPSSGGSNAVQAAIKDISTQRAELGAIQNRFEHTIANVNVAVENLSAAESRIRDTDMAQEMMNFTRSQILSQAGTAMLAQANQAPQGVLSLLR, encoded by the coding sequence ATGAGTCTTCGCATCAACCAGAACATCGACGCAATGTCGGCCTACCGCAACCTGTCCACCACCTCGGGGCAGATGGCCAAGTCGCTGGAGAAGCTGTCGTCCGGCTTCCGGATCAACCGCGCCGGCGACGACGCGGCCGGCCTGGCGATCTCCGAGGGCCTGCGCTCGCAGGTCGGCGGCCTCAAGATGGGCGCTCGCAACGCCCAGGACGGCGTCTCGCTCGTCCAGACCGCTGAGGGCGCGCTCACCGAGGTGCACTCCATGCTCCAGCGGATGAACGACCTGGCCACGCAGTACAACAACGGCACCCAGGGTGACGACTCGAAGTCGGCTCTCGAGGCGGAGTTCAACTCCTTGAAGACCGAGATCGGCCGGATCCAGGAGAACACCAAGTTCAACGGTGAGAAGATCTTCACCGGCCAGGCCACTGCTCCGGCGGACAACCCCACCAACGGCGACAAGACCTTCCAGGTCGGCTTCGACAGCAGCGACACCATCACCGTCACCGGCTCCAAGGCGCTGCTGGCCTTCGCCGGCACGCCGAACACGGCTACGCCTCCCGCTGCGAGCAACGGCGAGGGCATCCAGGGCCTGGAGATCAAGTTCACGGCTGCAGGCGCAGACCCGGTCGCCAACCCTTCCAGCGGTGGTTCCAACGCGGTCCAGGCGGCGATCAAGGACATCTCAACGCAGCGCGCCGAGCTGGGTGCGATCCAGAACCGGTTCGAGCACACGATCGCCAACGTCAACGTGGCCGTGGAGAACCTCTCGGCCGCCGAGAGCCGGATCCGCGACACCGACATGGCTCAGGAGATGATGAACTTCACCCGTTCGCAGATCCTCTCCCAGGCCGGCACGGCGATGCTGGCGCAGGCGAACCAGGCGCCCCAGGGCGTCCTCTCCCTGCTCCGCTGA
- the fliD gene encoding flagellar filament capping protein FliD: MASISGLSGFDSAQFVDQLMQLETAPKTRLQTRVRSEESAVSALQTLNTRLAALSTKAADTGRAGAWSTLTASSTTPGVTATATAATAATSFSVTVDRLARTHQLTFAAPAALTGSVTGGATAEPTTVRLDRLDGTAPLDLETDGTLQGLVDALNDPANETGVRATAVRVAEGSYRLLVESTATGAASDFALSAADGSPLLGGATARAGEDAAVTLGGITATSSTNTFDDLMPGVTLSLAPPATAGSTATLTIAREAGAVQTAMKSLVDDINSLLTSFDTVTASGGTGSAKGMLAGDVAVRGVRTALFDAVYPKDGTTLAELGIQTDRYGKLVLDEKALAAAYEKDPEKVAAALGSAGEGFAARVRDVAKSASAPVDGTLTVAVSGRQDGIKRLADSVAQWDLRLELRRTTLTRQFTALETALTQMQSQSTWLAGQIGSLPSRNG, translated from the coding sequence GTGGCCAGCATCTCCGGTCTGTCCGGCTTCGACAGCGCGCAGTTCGTCGACCAGCTCATGCAGCTGGAGACCGCCCCCAAGACGCGACTGCAGACCCGGGTCCGCTCCGAGGAGTCGGCGGTCAGCGCCCTCCAGACGCTCAACACCAGGCTCGCCGCACTCTCCACCAAGGCGGCCGACACCGGTCGCGCCGGCGCCTGGAGCACCCTGACGGCCAGCTCGACCACGCCCGGCGTCACCGCGACCGCGACCGCGGCCACCGCCGCGACCTCCTTCTCGGTCACCGTCGACCGCCTGGCCCGGACCCACCAGCTCACCTTCGCCGCGCCGGCCGCGCTCACCGGCTCTGTCACCGGCGGCGCCACGGCCGAGCCGACGACGGTCCGGCTGGACCGGCTGGACGGCACCGCTCCCCTCGACCTCGAGACCGACGGCACGCTCCAGGGCCTGGTGGACGCGCTCAACGACCCGGCCAACGAGACCGGCGTGCGCGCCACCGCCGTCCGGGTCGCCGAGGGCTCCTACCGGTTGCTGGTCGAGTCCACCGCGACCGGCGCCGCCTCCGACTTCGCGCTCAGCGCGGCCGACGGTTCTCCGCTGCTGGGCGGCGCGACCGCCCGCGCCGGCGAGGACGCCGCGGTCACGTTGGGCGGCATCACCGCCACGTCGTCCACCAACACCTTCGACGACCTGATGCCGGGCGTCACCCTCAGCCTGGCCCCGCCGGCCACCGCGGGCAGCACCGCCACCCTGACCATCGCTCGCGAAGCGGGTGCGGTGCAGACGGCGATGAAGTCGCTGGTCGACGACATCAACTCGCTGCTCACCTCGTTCGACACCGTCACCGCCTCCGGCGGCACCGGGTCGGCCAAGGGCATGCTCGCCGGGGACGTCGCCGTCCGCGGCGTGCGCACCGCGCTCTTCGACGCGGTCTACCCCAAGGACGGCACCACCCTGGCCGAGCTGGGCATCCAGACCGACCGCTACGGCAAGCTGGTGCTGGACGAGAAGGCCCTCGCCGCGGCGTACGAGAAGGACCCGGAGAAGGTCGCGGCGGCCCTCGGCTCCGCCGGTGAAGGCTTCGCCGCCCGGGTCCGCGACGTCGCCAAGTCGGCCAGTGCCCCCGTCGACGGCACCCTGACCGTCGCGGTCAGCGGCCGTCAGGACGGCATCAAGCGGCTGGCCGACTCGGTCGCCCAGTGGGACCTGCGCCTGGAGCTGCGCCGGACCACCCTCACCCGTCAGTTCACCGCCCTCGAGACCGCGCTGACCCAGATGCAGAGCCAGTCCACCTGGCTCGCGGGCCAGATCGGCTCCCTGCCCAGCCGGAACGGATGA
- the fliS gene encoding flagellar export chaperone FliS — MVPSNARAAYLGASVNTASPERLLVMLCERLVLDVRRAKDAQDAGTHAEAHTLLLHAQDIVVELRSTLRTDAWDGAPQLAALYDWMFGQLVLANTRRDSGATQHVLGLAEQLADTWREAALQQAAAS, encoded by the coding sequence ATGGTCCCCTCCAACGCACGCGCCGCCTACCTCGGCGCCTCGGTGAACACCGCGAGCCCCGAGCGGCTGCTGGTGATGCTCTGCGAGCGGCTGGTGCTCGACGTACGTCGCGCCAAGGACGCCCAGGACGCCGGCACCCACGCCGAGGCGCACACCCTGCTGCTGCACGCGCAGGACATCGTCGTCGAGCTGCGCTCCACCCTGCGCACCGACGCCTGGGACGGCGCCCCCCAGCTGGCCGCCCTCTACGACTGGATGTTCGGCCAGCTGGTGCTCGCCAACACCCGTCGCGACAGCGGTGCCACCCAGCACGTGCTGGGCCTGGCCGAGCAGCTGGCCGACACCTGGCGCGAGGCCGCGCTGCAGCAGGCGGCGGCGAGCTGA
- a CDS encoding protein-glutamate methylesterase/protein-glutamine glutaminase has protein sequence MISVLVVDDSATVRRIVTTALETDPGVAVVGQAVDGEHALDLAQELAPDAVVLDIEMPVLDGLAALRRLRAANPRLPVIMFSTLTERGAMKTLEALSLGASDYVTKPTGTDSLSASVREIADQLVPKIRALVGTARSLDSGGQPVPPPPPARHSPAVAPQVLMVGCSTGGPDALASLVSELPFNLRVPVVVVQHMPPVFTAMFASRLDRVSALSVSEAVDGEPLRAGHVYVAPGDRHLSLHRVEDRVLARIDAGPPENFCRPSVDVLFRSGAHVYGPAALGVVLTGMGHDGTAGARAVQTTGGTVLAQDQASSVVWGMPGAVVAAGLAHEVLALDKIAARLVELVRG, from the coding sequence GTGATCAGTGTGCTCGTCGTCGACGACTCCGCCACCGTGCGGAGGATCGTGACCACCGCGCTGGAGACCGACCCCGGCGTGGCGGTCGTCGGCCAGGCGGTCGACGGCGAGCACGCCCTGGACCTGGCCCAGGAGCTGGCCCCGGACGCGGTCGTGCTCGACATCGAGATGCCGGTGCTCGACGGACTGGCCGCCCTGCGCCGGCTGCGCGCCGCGAACCCGCGGCTGCCGGTGATCATGTTCAGCACGCTCACCGAGCGGGGCGCGATGAAGACCCTGGAGGCGCTCTCGCTGGGTGCCTCGGACTACGTCACCAAGCCGACCGGCACCGACAGCCTGAGCGCGAGTGTCCGCGAGATCGCCGACCAGCTGGTCCCGAAGATCCGGGCGCTGGTGGGCACCGCCCGCTCCCTGGACTCGGGCGGCCAGCCGGTGCCGCCGCCCCCGCCGGCCCGGCACAGCCCCGCGGTCGCCCCGCAGGTCCTGATGGTGGGCTGCTCGACCGGCGGGCCGGACGCGCTGGCCTCCCTGGTCAGCGAGCTGCCCTTCAACCTCCGGGTCCCGGTCGTGGTGGTCCAGCACATGCCGCCGGTCTTCACCGCGATGTTCGCCTCCCGGCTCGACCGGGTCAGCGCGCTGAGCGTCTCCGAGGCCGTCGACGGCGAGCCGCTGCGGGCGGGGCACGTCTACGTCGCCCCCGGCGACCGGCACCTGTCCCTGCACCGGGTCGAGGACCGGGTGCTGGCCCGGATCGACGCGGGTCCGCCGGAGAACTTCTGCCGGCCCTCGGTCGACGTGCTGTTCCGGTCCGGGGCCCACGTCTACGGTCCGGCAGCCCTGGGCGTGGTGCTCACCGGGATGGGCCACGACGGCACCGCCGGCGCCCGCGCCGTGCAGACCACCGGGGGGACCGTGCTGGCGCAGGACCAGGCCTCGTCGGTGGTCTGGGGGATGCCCGGGGCGGTCGTCGCCGCCGGGCTGGCCCACGAGGTGCTGGCGCTGGACAAGATCGCCGCGCGGCTCGTGGAGCTGGTGCGCGGCTGA